The Anas acuta chromosome 7, bAnaAcu1.1, whole genome shotgun sequence DNA window AGACATTACTAGCATATCTTGTAACACTAGTTGTATTTACCTTCTTTAATTGCTATATAGCTCTACAAGCACAGTAAAGGAATTAATTCTATAGTCTGCTGAATGCATATTAATTAATGCAAGGGGAAAAGAAACTGCAGTTTTACAAATGATCAAGTAATATATGTGGGGTTTAATGTTAGCAgtattatcttttaaaaatgtgaaccACAAAATACTTTGTGCTTGTCTTAGCAGTCATAtatgatgtttctttttaaaggacttAAAGCCCAGTAATATAGTAGTAAAGTCAGACTGCACTTTGAAGATTCTTGACTTTGGACTGGCCAGAACTGCAGGAACTAGTTTTATGATGACGCCTTATGTAGTGACTCGTTACTACAGAGCACCAGAGGTCATCCTAGGGATGGGATACAAAGAAAACGGTCAGCAAATATAGTCTTTCTTTGgcatagctttattttttgttcgGCACACCACATTTTAcatgttaaatgttttttttcaagctgtagAAAATTTATAAATTAGGCATGTGACCAAAATGCAGATTCATGTGACCAAAATGCAGATACACCAATTTATTTATCCAATCCCATtagaaatgtttgcatttaataggaaaataaattgagggccttgtttgtttaaaaatttaaatgacCTGTTTGGTAGATTGAATTTCatgacagaactgaaaatgtaTTACCTTAATATGTGATATGTACCTCGGTGTACATTGACCTGATTTTATTCCTGATGAGGATATAAATTGTAGTTCATCAGTAAACATGTGTCCCAAattgaatgtttaaaaaatatgttcagTATAGCCTTTCAGGACGCAGGAAACAAACAAGATCAAGTCCACCTACAGtggcattatttttattgaaaccAGCCCACTTTGAAATTGTCACACAAAGCTCTTAATTAatattgctgaagaaaaaaacagtgacatACTTCAAAGAATAATGCAGAGTATTGTCATGAAGCAGCATAGATTCTTTGAGGTCCATGATGAACTCAAAGGAAATTCGTTTGCTTTGTCCTGCTTGGGTACGTTTCCCTCCTCTTTATGCTCAGTCTTTGACCCTGGATCTCTCAGTATCCTCTGTAAGAAAGTAAGGAAAGTGTGTAGCATTTGGGGGAAATCACTCAATCAGCTATTTTGTATCTTATAAATGAAACACCTAGTATTTATTCTTTGGGAAACTGAAGTAACATATCCTTCCTGAAGTTCTGCTGCCATTTCATTGATCTGCTGTCGCTGTTGTCAGTTCACCTAACTTGATGTATCTGCTTCAGGCAGGCATTGTGCACAAGGATCACcatttgctgaaaatgttttaaacccATTATCGATTAGTTCTCCAGTAAGCCCTAGGAGATGCTGTGATGCTTGAGGCTTTGCTAGCTGTCTCCTGGTGATACAAGGTGTACGGCTCCTCAGGTTACTGACACAACTAGGGCATGCAGTGTTTTTGCAAGGTTCTTAATATAGTCTGCAAACTTTCCTGGCAACCGCATAGCATTAGGGCAAATGACTTCAGGTTGTACAGAAACTATAGCTGCAAGGTGCATAGagactgatttctttttgtttttcatataaaagCCAGGAAGAATAACTCCTATCGGTGCTGACAATAGAAGAAGCCAGCTCAAAGGAAAGAGAACAGATCTTTTTTGCAAGGCTGtgatttatatttctgtttggaTTGTTAGTCTGTCAGATAGGAATACAGTCTTTCAAATGGCCTCCACAGTTGgctattttttctgtaacttaGAAGTCAGGTTGAGTGGAGCATAcataaagttactttttttttttaactgccaAAGTTTTATAGAGAGCACAAATttaagtttctttcctttttttcccagaaggCTTTACATTGGCCAACTGAGAGACAAGGGATAAAAGAACCTAAAGCTGTAGTCTGAGTCACGCAGCTGCTTTACAGAAGGAATTCATGCAATGGAAGTTTCAAATTTTCTGTCTTAGCTTACCctgtttacatttttctcttaaaatttgAGTTGCGAAAGTGTGAAGCATTCTTTACAGTAAAATGCTTCTCGGGTATTATTGGAGTTAAATAGATTGTGTTCTAGAGCACTCTATTTCTCTAGCGACAATCCTGTTCCTTAAGCAAGAGTGAATTATATTTTGCAGCAGAATGTGAAATCACATTTACTTTCATATGAAAAACTACATAGCACAGCATCTTCCCAAACGCTGAATATGTAGTCGTTGAGTTGAGAATGACACTTGTAGAGAATGTAAATCTGTTGGCTAACTGAGTCAGAAGACAATCTGTATTTCCATATGTACTGTTGTCATTAAGAGGTTATTTACATAAACTGTTGCTCTTCTCAGTCACTGGCTGATGAGTTTCTTACTGTGCAGCTCTGGTGACAGAGCAGCTAGGCtgcagagggcagtgaggcaggTATAAAGGATGGACGTGTCTGCAGTAGGAACTATGGACTGTCCAGGATCCCCACCTGTTAACATTGATGCCCATTGTAGCCCTCTAAATCCATAGTTAAAGGTTACCTTAACTTAGTTAAATATTGAAAATTGACAGCTAATAAAGGTTAAAGAGAGAGTAGCATATAGTTTAATTGAACAGGGTCATCTGGCAGCTTTATGCTGTTTCAGTGCCCTGCTGAACTTCCCTTGCAGACAAGATGTGGGAGGATTGCCATACATGTATTGATGACTGAGATATATACTATAGGGTAGTACTCTGTGGTACTATGGTATGTACATATGAAGTCTGTAATTTTTTTAGAACTAGTTAAGATCCCTAACAAACCTATGACAGAGTTAACTTTTCCATATGCCTTATACTGAAGTAGACAAAGCTTATATGGGTATTTTGCATTAAGAAAGCAGGGcttgaaaactgaagaaattcaGAATTGAAGGACGCTAAAACTGTTCTTGCAGTTACACCTTAGCATATTTAGTCTTGGGTACTTGTGTGTTATTGTCAGGAAGCAAGCATTGAAAAGCAGGGGAACACCCAAACTCTCTGAAACAATTACTTTAAAGTTTCCTAGTATGTACGCTGAGTTTGAATTTGATTTTCACTTAGCTTTTTTCCCACTTAGGGTTATAGAAGATAGTAAATTCACTCCAAGCAGGGTTTTAAAGAATTAAGTACATTATGTATGACAActagtaatttttaaatatttttaaaggattttttaacatctttaagATTTGACTCAGTCTTCTATAATAGTATCCACAGGAGCAGTCATCTATGTATAAGCTGGTCTAGCTTCTGGAAAAGTTAGTCAGATTCCTATAAATAAATGGGTTATTTTTTGATTAATGAAAGCAGCAAACCAAAACACCCCCAAACACCACAAGTTTGTTTTGTACGGTGAAGAGAGGAATTGTACCTAAAGTTTTTCTTAGCCACTAAAGTCTTCTGGTGCATGAAGTCATTGACTTATCTTATTTCTCTTCCCAGATTTCTCCATGCAGTTATAGGAGTTGTTTTCATCACATTGGTCACAAACTATTTACAATGGATTTGGATAAAGTTCAGTTTGTGAATGTGCAGCAGAATGTGTACTTCTTGTAAATATTCTAAAAGagctttaaagagaaaacatcattaatcataaattatttttaaatgaaccaGGCCCTTAATTTTGACCTATTAATATGTACAATTGTGATCTCTTTATCATATGGTTTAGATACTATTTTAGAGGAACTTATTAAATAAgagggaagaaatattttcaattagAAACAATGTTGTTTGCTTGAAATTGCTTAGCTCCATCACAACTTTAACGTGTGGTTTTTAGTATACAATTATTCTCATTTAAAtcccctttttttctgctaaattgAAATTCCAGTCTCATGTTTGacataaaagtatttaaaacatttcaaattcatCATTATgacttcaagaaaatatttgcgTACAGAGGTAACAGTATCTCTGaaagcaatgtaaaaaaaatggCATACCTGTAAAAAATAAGCTATGAGTATGTCTTCTGAATTATTTaagataatgaagaaaatgtgtatttcataccaaaaatatattgctattgagtttttttttttttataagatgTTATTTGAGCATAagtggagaaatatttttaaacgaaataatttatctgaaaatcTCTTAGGAATGTACTAATATTGTCATTAACTGATCCTCTAAAATTCTAAGTGACCTTTTACTgattgtatttgctttttatttaaatggagAGAGATATGCATGGTAATCTGACTTACAGGAAATGTTTGATGGCAAATGTTATTTAATatgttaaataattaattctgcTCCTAAAAGTGTAAATTACTTAGATATACCACATTTATAAAGGTCAATTTAGTTTGCTGCTCTTAGAACGATTCCTATAACTACAGcgaaaataattttaataaataaacttaTCTTTGGTGCATCATTATAATCTACTGGAAGATCTTTGCCAGTCTCAGAACTTGAAGACAAGTGTTACTCTGTTTGATTCATGtatatctctctctctctgctctaGCTCTTGCTTTAGCACTGTATAAACCAAAGGATGGTTTTCTGCCTTGTATTTGAGACAGTTAAAAGCTAATCCTTATatgctgtgttttcaaaagTGGTCTCATTGATTAATATAAAGACTTGCTCTTCTTCCTGTGCTGTCTCTGCTGTTTATAGAATGCAGTCATGTTatgcttcttttcattttaaatgaccgtttgctttgctttcccttctttttgtgCTACAAACATAGTGGATTTATGGTCTGTGGGGTGCATTATGGGCGAAATGGTTTGCCACAAAATCCTCTTTCCAGGAAGGGACTGTatccttgtgctgctgcagcaggttgAATTAGTTAGGAAGTGATTAACCTTTTTATTGATGTTGTGTCATGAAAATGCGTattgtgcaatatttttttttattaaatggaTATGAATTTTTCTTGtgatacacttaaaaaaaattgtttagaaTGTCATTTATACTCAGGCTGCACCTAGCAGTAGGACATAGTCTCTGCTGGTCCTCTAGTTAGCATACATTCATCCACCTTCACTCACCTTCATTACACATGCTTTTTATAGTCacttcatttgtgtgtgtgtgcgtctagatatttttatttactttattttggtAACTATCTTTTATGTTAATAtcattgcattttgttttcagttgacATTTGGTCAGTTGGGTGCATCATGGGAGAAATGATCAAAGGTGGTGTTTTATTTCCTGGTACAGATCGTATCCTTACCTTTGGCCTAGGATGTAGTAATAAAAGGTCAAAAGAGACTGCAACGATTTAGTTCTAGGTTAAGGTGGttccaatttttaaaatactgtttttaaactgCCTTGTCAAAATGCAATTTGCTAGTTCCTAATTTTAGTTCCGGGATGCTGCAAAAATGTCTACAGTTATAccatttaaagcaaaacaacacaGATGGCTTTAACAAGTATGACTGTCTTTAGAAATTAATactaagaaaatacagcaaaatgaacaaaataccACTTGGGCTGAACaagcttatttttcctttttcctttctttctgtttgttcgTTTGCTTTTTAAGTTTAATATAGTGTCTATCCATTGTTTTTGGACATTGTCACATTTAAgacagatttgtttgtttgtttgtgtaggTGGTGTTTTGTTTAGGTGGTTGACATGCgttgctttttgctttggacttcatatttatataataaCTTACTAATTTTGTTTGGTACCCAAGCATATTAGcagttgttattttattttttattgttttataggAGATGTTTACAAAAAGTTCCTAACTTGCTTAAATGGTTGCACTCcgtggatttttatttttgtttgcagaatTCATCCTGcaaacagctttcagaaatacctggtgcttctgtctttctcttccaTGATTTGCTTGGTGGTGTCTGTGTGGGTTGTCATGTGAACAGTGCTTCAGGCAAAGGATCTGCTACAACCAAATAGAGCTGAAGCCTCTAGATCCTTGCTAAAATCAGCAGTTATCTAATTCGAGTTtggcattttatttgtttcactAGTAGTTTCCTTCCGTTTTGTTAGATGCCGTCAGaaatttttcatgcttttgctATAGgttaattgtttaaaaattgtTACATTCCTGTTTGAGGGTGAGGATTGGGTGAAGGTTTTGGGGCACAGCAAGGAGATCTGGGGACTTTCACACAGCTCTGGCATTGCATTTGCTGCACCATGCTAATGTTCTCAATCTGATTTTCTTGCATGGCTTTGCAGTTTAGGCTCAGTGCCATACAACgcaatactattttttttcaaggcctGTGCAAAGCATTGTATAGCTATGAaactttactttaaaattttaaaaacagaagaaaggacCTGCTAGATACAAGTGAAGGTTTAGGGAGTGCAGTATCAAGTCTTCAACAGTAGCTGAACATAAAATGTTGGGAAGACTGTATGACTGAGATAAGAATATACAAAATTTTACTCTCTCCCAGTATCTAGTGACCTGCAACTAGAAATTCCTGAGCCAAgcttcactttattttatttttttttagtggcaTATATTAAATTTTACTGCCGTGAACTGGGCAATCTCTCCTTAACTGGTGTAAGCTTTTCAATTAAGATGTTCCTTACATGCCCTTGAAAGTCTTCTGCTTCAATGTTGAAGACTGACAAAATTGTTAACCTGTGTGATCCAGGATTTCATCCTTTATGAGCCCACTGGTGCTGTGCGTTGTGTGTCATTAGGGAGAGATCGCTAATTTGGTAGAGTCCAGAACTCAGATGAGTTATCAAGGCAAGAAGAGAGGACAAAGCACCCATGCATAGCGATTTTCTTCAATGAATTAATGGTGCTTAATAGCTCGGTTgctgtaaataaatgtttagagCAGGAAGTGAGTTTTTCTCAGAATGTCCTTAAAAAATAACCTAAGCACTTTTATTTGAACTTAATGAATTTTGTGagtctttttatttgctttgtttcacaGGAGTATATCCTTTGCCATTTAATTCTTATGATTTCGAGTAAAATGCATGTTGCCTTTACTACTCAATCATTCTTGCTTTGCTTCACTGTTTTCTCTGAGAAGATTATCCTGATTAATGCTGAATTTGATAGtttattaaaattttctgtttttatctctGTTGGATAATTCTTGTGGTTTTAACGTAACTTTTTAGCTGAAAATTAGacattgtttttcttagctGTGAAACCTTAGATATTGATCAGTGGAATAAAGTTATAGAGCAGCTAGGAACACCATGTCCTGAATTTATGAAGAAACTACAGCCCACAGTCCGAACTTATGTTGAGAACAGACCCAAATATGCTGGATATAGCTTTGAGAAACTCTTCCCAGATGTTCTTTTCCCAGCTGATTCTGAACACAACAAACTTAAAGGTAAGGTCTGTCTTCTGTGcattgtatatttttaaagtttataaaCTTCATCGCATTGAATAGAAATGTATCTTAGTTTTGTTCACTGTAGAATCATGCTGCTAAGGTTTTAAATGTTACAATATTAATATCATGGAAGCAGATGAAAGTTCTGAGATATGGTTACCTGCACTTTCTTATCCTCCCTGGAACATCTCCTATCCTGGTAAAACCtgtataaagaaaatgaagcatatTTCTCTCAATGACAGATGTGATTTAGAGAAAAATGAGGGGAGGAATAGAAGTTGTGTAGCCAGAGCAGATCTTCTTTCTTCAGGAAAttgatgaaaataaagtttttatatTCATAATATGCATATATCCTTTAGTTATTAAAATGGTTCTTTCCTAAACCCCAAATTCTGTGAGGCTTGTATAGATCCTAAATTGGAGTTTGTTTACCAGTCTTCTTTCCTTATCAGCTTTGAAATACTGTGTTATGTGCATATGGCACCAGTGTAAGTAGAAAATTTCACTTTTGCAGCAAGTCAAGCAAGGGATTTGTTGTCAAAAATGCTGGTTATAGACGCCTCTAAAAGAATTTCTGTGGATGAAGCCCTTCAGCACCCGTACATCAATGTTTGGTATGATCCATCAGAAGCAGAAGCTGTAAGTTCTTGTTTTAGAAAGGTTGCTTCTCTGACTAAGACAGTCCTGTATTAAAGCGAACTTGTTGTGATACTCTATGTAGCTGCTTGAAAGATTATTGCATGATCTACACATTTCACTAGAAGCTTAACTGAGCTGTAATCTTTTTATTGTCGTTGATCTACTTGTTTATTAGAATTAGTATTAGGAATGGGCACAAACTTGCAGGTAACTAAAGTACTTTTGTGTGTgcatctgtatttctttgtaaTTGCATATAAACTCCTATAAACTCCTAGACAGGTAGCAATGCACCTGAAGTCTCTGATACAGAGTTCTAATTTTTTAGTTTCAGTTGTTTCAGTCAATAGTTTGTTTCAATCAATAGTTTGATTGCCTGTGATAggattctgaaatatttactcCTGagcaagagaaatattttcattagttGTAGCAATTGATAGTactcttaaaatgaaaatatttcagcaaaaacTTTCTTCTGTACAAGACCTCAAGCTTTCAATTATTGACACTAAAGAACAGAGGAATTAAATTAAGAtcttagttaaaaaataaattatttcaacttgtggggagaaaaaaccacatttttaagagaaagtTAGTAGGATGCTTGATGTAGATGGTGGAATTAGAATTCTGCTTAATTAACACTAAATAGGTAAAAAGGGCTGCTTGAGCTGGAGACCACTGTCCTTATGAGCTATTTCACCAGACTGTTCAGTTTCtgctttaattatttcagtaatGGTAGCAAATCTGCTAATCAGAACAAGTTTAAAACGTGAAGCAGCATCTAAAAAATAAGCCAAGTATGAGAGATTATTTGTCCAtgtaaatacagtattttaaaatcaggttcctattcagaatattttaattcaatttttcatttattctagTTTCGTTTCCCTTTTGATTACTTTATCATgagttagttttgttttccagcctcCACCAAAGATACCAGATAAGCAGTTAGATGAGAGGGAACACACGATAGAAGAATGGAAAGGTAAGAACAACGCTTTTGCTTATCCTGAAACTTTTTTGAAGTAGATTAGTCTCCAAGGTTTACTGTTATTAAGATTCTCCTGAGTAACCTAATAGTACATACTTCAGTTGCTTGGAATGGCAAAGGAACAGATCAATGTTTCACAAGCTCTTGATTTTAAGGACGCtataatttttctgtaaaggTGATGAGCTTAAGTTCATTCAACTGTAGGTCTGCTCATTTTGGTCACCTTTTGCAAATCATAAGGCAGCGGTTTTAGGGAGAGGAACCCTTCTGAACAGAACTggtacaactgaaaaaaaattcagGATTTGGAGCAGTGTAAATCTGAAATAGAAGCATCACTGTTAAGTGAAGAGCATATTAGCATTTTTTGTACTGAACATAATTAAAGCAGAGGAGTGTTAGTAAAGGGCAAGATAGAGAGGTTAAAGTGATGTGACAAACGCTGATGGTTATCTCCTGTGAGGTCCAGAGATAGTGGCTAGGGCTGAGGTGTGGAACAGATCATAGTATGACATAAGACTTACCTCCAAGAGTATGATTTTTAGTGGTCAGTAGTGGTTTTGTAtctatattttcctttatactTATAAAGTACAAGGGGAACCTCTTTGTTACCTGTAAAGcttgtgtttcattttgaaattgctTCTACAAGGTGTGGCGTTACTGCAGAGGTCCTAGTGCTAAGAGAAAATGCCATCTGCCACTGCATCCATTAGCGTTTGATGTATTGTAATCTACAACCTTGTTGTAACCTTCTGTACCCCCTGCACTTTAGAAATCAAGAGAGTTGCTGAGCTTTAAAGACCTGTGGAGATTGGTTTTAAGATAAATGAAACCTCCACTTCTAGTGGAGAAATCTTTTACATCCGTACTATTAATATcatatattttcctttgctgctaTTGACAAGTCAGACAATACTAATTGTATGACATTGTAGTTTTCggaaatgacttattttttttagaattatttatGTAAGTAAATGGGTCAGTTACTGTAAGAGTGCAATGTTTAACTGCCACCTCTAAAATGTATTACTCTTTTATTGTCACCAACTGTACTAGCTAGgctaaatactgaaaaacaaacaaacaaacaaaaacaacacaatttatttagaaatgtcTGCAGGTAATAAAAATGCCTTCCTCTGGATCACTGCAGTCTTTAATTATATGATTTAGCGTATCAGAAGATTTATTGTGATCCTGAATTGGTACTGGTTATTCCTAAGTGAAAGGCAGAACAAACGCTTGAATTGCTAATTGCATTTTTCACTGAGATTAGGGCAGGTATGTGGCTTTCCCGCTGTGGGCCTACGTGGTAGTTCTTGAGAGTCTGTCCCCAATGTGCATTTCAGTGCCTTAGACTATAAATGTTCTCACTTAGGATAAAcaagttgcttttatttaggATGTTTGCTTCCTCTGTCTCAGGTACCTCATTTAGTTCTCTGTGGTTTAAGTGTTTTAAATAGGACCAGTGGTAGCGTTGAGCTTGGATGGATCCAGAGACTGTGAAGGCTACAAATACTGAATTTAAGCAAGAATTTAGTGCAACTACTGATCTAATAATTTGTACTGAAAAAGTCTAGGAAGGAATATCAGATTGGTATAGCCTTTTTATCCCCAGAGggggaaaaccaaaccaaaccaaaaagaaaactggaaaaatgtttaatgGGTCATTTTTTACAGTTTCATTCTGTTGGCTGATGATGGACACCAGGCTGTAAAATCTAGTACTACCATACTTGCAACTCACTTCCTATTAGAAAATGGGTTTTAATTGTAAAGGCAGAGATAGAATTGTGGAAACTTTCTCCCTGTGCTCCTTCCCAGCAAACTTTATTCCCCTTTTGAAATAGAAGATAAATAGTTATACTGCTAAAATAAAAGATAGGTATTTCAGGCAGTATAGAGTTTACTTTTGAGACTTCACAGCCCTTGAAACTGTAATTcctaaatgcttttttcttccaaactctTTGTACATGATATTAGTTTGCCAGTGACAGTAGCCTGACGAGTTGGTTCTGATGAACTGCATTTAGTAGGTTTAGTTCTGTTATTCTGTCGCTACTTCTATAGATTCATAGCTGAAGTCTCTTCTCAGCAATAAGCTGCCTTTAGGTGAGAAACCTTCTGGCCAGTATATAGATAGGGCAGTATGATTCTTGTTACAAGCACTCTAGTAGCACGTGTAACCTTTTTAAGGATGACGAACTTCTGtaactgtaaaataaagttGCTTCTTTCGTTTCTAGCATCTACTTCTATGCAATGTTGTATTCCATTTCATGGTGACCTGGACCTTTAGATGTTGTTAATGAGGAAATTTAGTGGCAAATGTGTGTTGGGAGGATGGCAATGCTGTGTGGATTTGTTCATTGTGGTTTTTGCTACTATCTCTTCCAAGGGCTTTTGGCCTGGTCTCTTCTAAGGGAACTCCTACTTGCTGAGATTATCTGTCACTATTCTTTCAGAGTTTCAGAGTGTCTGCATCATAGAAAAACTAATAGATGTAGTGTGTGAAATGGCtttttgagatgagaaagaatCGGTGACAAAGTAAAGAAACTTGTTTTCCAGAACAGCTTTTTTACAAAACATTGTGTAACAACTTTGTGCATAGCTCCAAGATTCTGAAGTGCTACTTCGCACGACTTGTCTCTTAGGTGAAGATTTTATAGTGCAGGTGAGTAGAAGTGAGAAGCACTGCAGTGCTGAGAGAAGCTGTATGAAGCCATTCTAATCCTATTTGGGAACAATTTGGTTCTCTGTAAGTGTAATTGTCCTTGAATGAATAAAACCATGTGCGGCTAAAGTACATCCACAGAGCTACAGTTTTCTGGCAGTGTAGGCTGGAATACTGCCAGGTAACTGCAATGAGTTTGAATGTGATGGCAGCACATGCAGTTCCTGG harbors:
- the MAPK8 gene encoding mitogen-activated protein kinase 8 isoform X3, producing the protein MSRSKRDNNFYSVEIGDSTFTVLKRYQNLKPIGSGAQGIVCAAYDAILERNVAIKKLSRPFQNQTHAKRAYRELVLMKCVNHKNIIGLLNVFTPQKSLEEFQDVYIVMELMDANLCQVIQMELDHERMSYLLYQMLCGIKHLHSAGIIHRDLKPSNIVVKSDCTLKILDFGLARTAGTSFMMTPYVVTRYYRAPEVILGMGYKENVDIWSVGCIMGEMIKGGVLFPGTDHIDQWNKVIEQLGTPCPEFMKKLQPTVRTYVENRPKYAGYSFEKLFPDVLFPADSEHNKLKASQARDLLSKMLVIDASKRISVDEALQHPYINVWYDPSEAEAPPPKIPDKQLDEREHTIEEWKELIYKEVMDLEERTKNGVIRGQPAPLAQVQQ